One part of the Lachnospiraceae bacterium JLR.KK002 genome encodes these proteins:
- a CDS encoding electron transfer flavoprotein subunit alpha/FixB family protein, which yields MSNLNDYKNIWVFIETECGKAKNVGYELLNVAKPLADQKGCPLVAVVIGKDIEGVAKDAICYGADSAIIVDGPEYEYYTTDAFTKAMVTLVEKYKPETLMIGATNNGRDMGPRVSCRLQTGLTADCTGIDIDEETGNIAWTRPTFGGNLMATIMCPEHRPQMGTVRPGVFKKGAYEEGRTGEIIKEDIHVAPEEIRTTLVERVSEIAEAVNLEEAEIIVSGGRGVGSAENFGLLEDLAAELGATLGCSRAVVDAGWMPHAHQVGQSGKTVAPKLYFAIGISGAIQHLAGISGSDTVIAVNKDEDAPIFDVADYGIVGNLNEVVPALTAAFKARKA from the coding sequence ATGAGCAATCTGAATGATTATAAAAATATATGGGTGTTCATCGAAACAGAATGCGGAAAGGCAAAAAATGTGGGCTATGAACTTTTGAATGTGGCAAAACCGCTGGCAGACCAGAAAGGATGTCCGCTGGTGGCAGTCGTTATCGGCAAAGATATTGAAGGTGTGGCAAAAGACGCCATCTGCTACGGAGCAGATTCCGCCATTATCGTAGACGGACCGGAATATGAATACTACACCACAGACGCTTTTACGAAAGCAATGGTTACGTTAGTGGAAAAATATAAACCGGAAACATTGATGATCGGCGCAACCAACAATGGCCGGGATATGGGCCCAAGAGTGTCCTGCCGCCTGCAGACAGGTCTGACTGCAGACTGTACCGGTATTGACATTGACGAGGAAACGGGAAATATTGCCTGGACCCGTCCCACCTTCGGCGGTAACCTGATGGCAACAATTATGTGTCCGGAACATCGCCCCCAGATGGGAACGGTAAGGCCCGGCGTATTCAAAAAAGGCGCATATGAGGAAGGACGCACCGGAGAGATTATAAAAGAAGATATTCATGTGGCTCCGGAAGAAATCCGTACCACTCTGGTAGAACGTGTCAGTGAAATTGCAGAAGCTGTGAATCTGGAAGAAGCTGAGATTATCGTATCCGGCGGCCGGGGCGTTGGCTCTGCAGAAAACTTCGGACTGCTGGAGGATCTGGCGGCAGAACTGGGCGCAACCCTTGGCTGCAGCAGAGCAGTGGTAGACGCAGGCTGGATGCCCCATGCCCATCAGGTAGGGCAGTCCGGTAAGACGGTGGCTCCGAAGCTCTATTTTGCAATCGGTATTTCCGGAGCAATCCAGCATCTGGCAGGCATTTCCGGTTCCGATACGGTGATTGCCGTAAATAAAGACGAAGACGCACCGATTTTTGACGTGGCAGATTATGGAATCGTTGGAAATCTGAATGAAGTTGTGCCGGCGCTGACAGCGGCATTTAAAGCGCGGAAAGCATAA
- a CDS encoding acyl-CoA dehydrogenase: MDFKRDELHQDILDMVHEFAVNEVKPLAAEIDKTEEFPMENVKKMAEMGLLGIPFPEEYGGAGMDTLAYIQTVEELSKYCGTTGVIVSAHTSLCCTPIYQFGTEEQKQKYLPKLCSGEWIGAFALTEANAGTDASGQKTVAVDKGDHWVLNGSKIFITNAGVADVFFVLAMTDKSQGTKGISAFIVEKGFPGFSIGKLEDKMGIRASSTCELIFEDCIVPKENLVGELGKGFKYAMMTLDGGRVGIAAQALGIAEGAIEETVKYVQERTQFGRRISQFQNTQFELAQMQANTEAAKLLVYQAACAKDDHEPFSHKAAMAKLVASRNASDVTRRCLQLYGGYGYTKDYPIERMMRDAKITEIYEGTSEVQMMVISGWMGVK; this comes from the coding sequence ATGGATTTTAAAAGAGATGAATTACACCAGGATATTCTGGACATGGTACATGAGTTTGCAGTAAACGAAGTAAAGCCTCTGGCGGCAGAAATAGATAAGACAGAAGAATTTCCCATGGAAAATGTGAAGAAAATGGCAGAAATGGGACTTCTGGGCATTCCCTTTCCGGAAGAATATGGCGGAGCCGGCATGGATACGCTGGCATACATCCAGACCGTGGAAGAACTGAGCAAATACTGCGGTACCACAGGAGTTATTGTATCGGCCCATACATCCCTCTGCTGTACGCCCATTTACCAGTTCGGAACCGAGGAACAGAAGCAGAAATATCTGCCGAAATTATGCTCCGGCGAATGGATTGGCGCATTTGCACTGACAGAGGCAAACGCAGGAACAGACGCCTCCGGACAGAAAACGGTTGCTGTGGACAAAGGCGACCACTGGGTGCTGAATGGCTCCAAAATTTTCATAACAAATGCAGGGGTGGCAGACGTATTTTTCGTGCTTGCCATGACAGATAAATCACAGGGTACCAAAGGGATTTCCGCATTTATCGTAGAAAAGGGATTTCCGGGATTTTCCATCGGGAAACTGGAAGACAAGATGGGAATTCGTGCATCTTCCACCTGTGAGCTGATTTTTGAAGACTGTATCGTTCCAAAAGAAAACCTTGTGGGAGAATTGGGCAAAGGCTTTAAGTACGCCATGATGACACTGGACGGCGGACGTGTGGGTATTGCGGCTCAGGCCCTTGGCATTGCAGAAGGAGCCATTGAGGAGACCGTAAAATATGTACAGGAGCGTACCCAGTTTGGCCGACGTATTTCCCAGTTCCAGAATACCCAGTTTGAGCTGGCACAGATGCAGGCCAACACAGAGGCTGCAAAACTCCTGGTATATCAGGCGGCATGTGCCAAAGATGACCATGAGCCATTCTCTCATAAAGCGGCTATGGCAAAACTGGTGGCTTCCAGAAATGCTTCCGACGTAACTCGCCGCTGCCTGCAGCTTTACGGAGGATATGGATATACAAAAGATTACCCCATTGAGCGTATGATGCGTGACGCCAAAATTACAGAGATTTACGAAGGTACATCCGAAGTACAGATGATGGTAATTTCCGGTTGGATGGGTGTGAAATAG
- the larA gene encoding nickel-dependent lactate racemase, which translates to MDMKLPFSREGMMLHLDDNLDYEVLESSIASMPAADKTEDEIVLEAMEHPIGSPKLSELSRDKQKVVIICSDHTRPVPSKHIIPFMLKEIREGNPGADVTLLIATGFHRATTREELVGKFGQEIVEQENIVIHDSQNMDDMVNLGTLPSGAPLLINRIAAEADLLVSEGFIETHFFAGFSGGRKSVLPGVSSAVTVLGNHCSAFIDSPYSRTGVLENNPIHRDMVAASKMADQKYIVNVIIDADKRVVHAVAGDAVEAHAAGCRFLRQYCQVTPEKAADIAISTNGGYPLDQNMYQSVKGMTAAEAASEEDGIIIMVSNCGDGHGGEGFYQALKNCESPESLMKEIRKVPQDETKPDQWEYQIQSRILIHHRVIYVMCEQYRAMAEEMGFETASDVNEALAKALEAKGKDAHIAVIPDGVSVMVKM; encoded by the coding sequence ATGGATATGAAACTTCCGTTTTCCAGAGAGGGCATGATGCTTCATCTGGATGATAATTTAGATTATGAGGTTCTGGAATCTTCCATTGCATCCATGCCGGCGGCAGATAAGACAGAGGATGAAATCGTTCTGGAAGCCATGGAGCATCCCATCGGCTCCCCGAAGCTCTCCGAGCTTTCCAGGGATAAACAGAAGGTAGTTATCATCTGCTCAGACCATACCAGACCGGTACCAAGCAAACATATTATACCCTTTATGCTGAAGGAAATCCGGGAAGGGAATCCCGGTGCGGACGTTACGTTGCTGATTGCAACAGGGTTCCACCGGGCTACCACCAGAGAAGAACTGGTGGGCAAATTCGGTCAGGAAATTGTGGAGCAGGAGAACATTGTCATCCACGACAGCCAGAATATGGATGATATGGTAAATCTGGGCACACTGCCTTCCGGGGCTCCTCTGCTGATTAACAGGATAGCCGCAGAAGCTGATTTGCTGGTAAGCGAGGGATTTATTGAAACCCACTTTTTTGCAGGATTTTCCGGCGGACGCAAAAGCGTTCTGCCCGGTGTATCCAGTGCGGTAACAGTTCTCGGAAACCACTGTTCCGCATTTATAGATTCTCCGTACAGCCGCACAGGCGTACTGGAAAACAATCCCATTCACAGGGATATGGTTGCCGCCAGTAAAATGGCGGACCAGAAGTACATTGTCAACGTCATCATTGACGCAGACAAAAGAGTTGTACATGCGGTGGCCGGTGATGCAGTCGAGGCACATGCAGCCGGCTGCCGGTTCCTCCGTCAGTATTGCCAGGTAACCCCTGAGAAAGCCGCAGATATTGCCATTTCCACAAACGGCGGTTATCCGCTGGACCAGAACATGTATCAGTCTGTAAAAGGAATGACAGCCGCAGAAGCGGCTTCTGAAGAAGACGGTATTATTATTATGGTATCCAACTGCGGAGACGGTCACGGCGGGGAGGGATTTTATCAGGCGCTGAAAAACTGTGAAAGTCCCGAAAGCCTTATGAAAGAAATCCGGAAGGTTCCCCAGGATGAGACAAAACCGGATCAGTGGGAATATCAGATTCAGAGCCGGATTTTAATCCATCACAGGGTTATTTATGTGATGTGCGAACAATACCGGGCCATGGCAGAGGAAATGGGCTTTGAGACAGCTTCCGATGTGAATGAGGCTCTGGCAAAAGCTCTGGAAGCAAAAGGAAAAGATGCCCACATTGCGGTGATTCCGGACGGAGTGTCCGTAATGGTAAAGATGTAA
- a CDS encoding N-acetylmuramoyl-L-alanine amidase — translation MTINRDYISAQNTYENENHPKYIVIHETDNYARGADARRHAFAQSAGHLSTSVHYYAGSDGVCQAAEHKDGTFSIGVEYNTVHGVKDADNRNTINIEICVNSDGDYEKARANAIELVKELMKTADIPAERVIRHFDARGKYCPRKMMDSPELWRDFQKQIGQEEPDTGAGPFQGESRPMEEWYRVGSGWKDGICQNQTGAYHNREFAMKDCGPGQYVYDGQGNVIYTGGRKEQDYVYTQKQFILDVQKITGSAPDGIAGDETIGNTPTVSRNDNKYHPVVTPLERRMKALDYYYGAIEEDNGKRPQFGKGMEEAVNTYQKKVLGYKYPDGEITGEKKTWESLLGML, via the coding sequence ATGACCATAAACAGAGATTATATTTCCGCACAAAACACCTATGAAAATGAAAATCATCCAAAATATATTGTAATTCATGAAACAGATAATTACGCCAGAGGGGCGGATGCCCGCCGCCATGCTTTCGCCCAGTCGGCCGGGCATTTAAGTACGTCCGTCCACTATTACGCAGGCTCAGACGGAGTCTGTCAGGCTGCAGAGCATAAGGACGGCACCTTTTCCATAGGAGTGGAATACAATACCGTCCATGGGGTGAAAGACGCGGACAACAGGAATACCATCAATATTGAAATCTGTGTAAACAGCGACGGAGATTATGAGAAAGCCCGTGCAAATGCCATTGAACTGGTGAAGGAGCTGATGAAGACTGCTGACATTCCGGCAGAGAGAGTGATTCGGCATTTTGATGCCAGAGGGAAATACTGTCCCAGGAAAATGATGGACAGTCCAGAGTTGTGGAGAGATTTTCAGAAACAGATTGGGCAGGAGGAGCCGGACACCGGGGCAGGACCGTTTCAGGGAGAATCCAGGCCCATGGAAGAATGGTACCGGGTGGGTTCCGGCTGGAAAGACGGTATCTGCCAGAATCAGACGGGGGCTTATCACAACAGGGAATTTGCCATGAAAGACTGCGGGCCCGGACAGTATGTCTATGACGGACAGGGGAACGTAATCTATACCGGCGGCCGGAAAGAACAGGACTATGTCTATACGCAGAAACAGTTTATTCTGGATGTACAGAAAATCACCGGTTCTGCTCCGGATGGTATCGCCGGGGATGAAACCATTGGCAATACTCCCACAGTTTCCAGAAATGACAATAAATATCATCCGGTGGTAACTCCTCTGGAACGGAGGATGAAGGCTCTGGATTATTATTACGGAGCTATCGAGGAGGATAACGGAAAACGTCCTCAGTTTGGGAAGGGAATGGAGGAAGCGGTAAATACCTACCAGAAGAAAGTTCTGGGGTATAAATATCCGGATGGGGAGATTACCGGGGAGAAAAAGACCTGGGAGTCTCTGCTGGGGATGCTGTAG
- a CDS encoding LytTR family DNA-binding domain-containing protein yields the protein MGGVLSVYLIALCDDETEELNKTEQMLYDYKKKHPGMDFRAERFKSAYELLCKVREGNYIPDLLLMDIYMPEKPGIEAARELRDMGNGSRIVFLTTSREHALEAFGVNAAQYLVKPVTEEMLFPILDGVFREVEEDRKKYLVLRIEGRMQRVALHDIVYCEAQRKNQCLHLADDSQHLLRMTLTEIYDMLAGYQEFVRVGVAYVMNLEYIDNLNAQEICLNSGKKIHLPRGAYKTLKEQYFGYYCGGEEIKFDELQASDHENAVVF from the coding sequence ATGGGAGGAGTACTGTCTGTGTATCTGATAGCCCTTTGTGATGACGAAACAGAAGAATTAAATAAGACGGAGCAAATGCTGTATGACTATAAGAAAAAGCATCCGGGAATGGATTTCAGGGCGGAACGCTTTAAAAGTGCATATGAACTGCTCTGTAAAGTCAGAGAAGGGAATTATATTCCGGATCTGCTGCTGATGGATATATATATGCCGGAGAAGCCGGGGATTGAAGCAGCCAGAGAACTGCGTGACATGGGAAATGGAAGCAGAATTGTGTTTCTTACCACTTCCAGAGAACATGCCCTTGAGGCATTCGGCGTGAACGCGGCTCAGTATCTGGTGAAACCTGTCACAGAGGAGATGCTGTTTCCGATTCTGGACGGGGTTTTCAGAGAGGTGGAAGAGGATCGGAAGAAATATCTGGTTCTGCGGATTGAGGGGAGAATGCAGCGTGTGGCTTTGCATGATATTGTGTACTGCGAGGCCCAGCGGAAAAATCAGTGTCTGCATCTTGCAGATGACAGTCAGCATCTGCTGCGTATGACGCTGACGGAAATTTATGATATGCTTGCCGGATATCAGGAATTTGTAAGGGTGGGGGTTGCCTATGTTATGAATCTGGAGTATATTGATAATCTGAATGCCCAGGAAATCTGTCTGAATAGCGGTAAGAAGATTCACCTGCCGCGCGGAGCATACAAAACCTTAAAAGAACAGTATTTCGGATATTATTGCGGAGGAGAGGAAATAAAATTTGATGAATTGCAGGCCAGTGACCATGAGAACGCCGTAGTTTTCTGA
- the spo0A gene encoding sporulation transcription factor Spo0A, with protein MEKLNVAIADDNERMLRELGDIVKSDEELQVVGTAKDGEEAYEMIKKKEPDVVLLDIVMPKLDGLTVMDKIRSDKNIKKHPAFIIITAIGQEKITEDAFSLGADYYIMKPFDNEVVLNRIKHVRNSELRRGTEVRKVNAYEKKQDLEERNLESDVTNIIHEIGVPAHIKGYQYLREAIIMSVRDMEMLNSITKILYPGIAKKYQTTPSRVERAIRHAIEVAWSRGKMDTIDELFGYTIHNGKGKPTNSEFIALIADKIRLEYKLRE; from the coding sequence GTGGAAAAATTAAATGTGGCAATTGCAGATGACAATGAGAGAATGCTGAGGGAATTGGGAGACATCGTAAAAAGCGACGAAGAACTTCAGGTAGTAGGAACAGCGAAAGATGGAGAAGAAGCATACGAAATGATAAAAAAGAAGGAACCGGACGTGGTATTGCTTGACATTGTTATGCCTAAACTGGACGGACTGACTGTGATGGACAAAATCAGAAGCGATAAAAATATCAAAAAACATCCGGCGTTTATTATAATAACCGCAATCGGACAGGAAAAAATCACAGAGGACGCATTTTCTCTGGGAGCGGATTACTATATTATGAAGCCTTTTGACAACGAAGTAGTGCTGAACCGTATCAAGCATGTGCGGAATTCGGAACTGCGCAGGGGAACAGAGGTACGAAAGGTCAATGCCTATGAGAAGAAGCAGGATCTGGAGGAACGGAATCTGGAAAGCGATGTGACAAACATTATCCATGAAATCGGCGTACCTGCCCATATCAAAGGATATCAGTATCTGCGGGAGGCCATTATCATGTCGGTGCGGGATATGGAAATGCTGAATTCCATTACCAAAATCCTGTATCCTGGAATTGCAAAGAAGTATCAGACCACGCCAAGCCGGGTGGAACGGGCCATCCGCCATGCCATTGAGGTTGCATGGAGCAGAGGAAAAATGGATACCATTGACGAATTATTCGGCTATACCATTCACAATGGGAAAGGAAAACCTACAAATTCTGAATTTATAGCTTTAATTGCGGACAAAATTCGGTTAGAATATAAGTTAAGAGAATAA